AACAGGTCCCACATCAGGCAGTACATGGAACAGAATCGCATGACCTGCTTCATGGTATGCAGTAATCCGTTTCTCTTTCTCTGTAATGACTTTACTTTTCTTTTCCTTACCAATTCCAACCTTAATAAATGACTTCTTAATATCCTCACTATTGATGTAGCTTCGATTTTCTCTGGCGGCACCTATGGCAGCCTCATTTAACAGGTTTTCCAGATCTGCACCAGTAAATCCGGCGGTAGTCTGGGCAATCTGTTTCAAATCAACATCATCACCCAAAGGTTTTCCCTTTGCATGTACCTGAAGTATTTCTTCTCTTCCCTTCACATCCGGTCTGCCTACCATTACCTTACGGTCGAATCGACCCGGTCTAAGTATAGCCGGATCAAGAATATCTACACGGTTGGTTGCAGCCATAACAATAATTCCTTCGTTGACACCAAAGCCATCCATTTCTACCAACAGCTGGTTTAGCGTCTGTTCTCTTTCATCATGGCCTCCACCCATACCGGTTCCTCTTCTTCTGGCTACTGCATCAATTTCATCAATGAATACGATACAGGGCGAATTCTTTTTCGCTTCCTCAAACAGGTCTCTTACACGGGAAGCACCAACACCAACAAACATCTCCACGAAATCAGAACCCGATATCGAAAAGAATGGCACGCCTGCTTCACCGGCTACCGCTTTGCCAAGCAATGTTTTACCTGTTCCAGGAGGGCCAACCAAAAGCACGCCTTTCGGAATTCTCGCACCTACCTGAATATATTTCTTCGGTGATTTTAAGAAATCAACAATTTCCTTTAACTCTTCCTTCTCTTCATCAAGCCCTGCCACGTTCTTAAAGGTAGTGGTTTTGTTCTCCTCCGTTGTCATCTTAGCACGGCTTTTACCAAAATTCATAACCTTGCTGTTGCCTCCGCCGACGGAAGCCTGACTGGATAAGAATGAAAACAATACTATAATAACAATAAACACTAATATATATGGCAATACGGTGGTTAAAAACCAGCTTGGTTTGGATATATCATGTACATATACACTCTCAATTCCGGCTTCTCTTGCAATATCCTGAATTTCTGTAACATCTGTGACCGGAAATGATCGACTCTTATCATTCATAAGAGTTACGGTAACTTCTCCGGTTGGTACCTCTTCATTTTGGTAAATATCAATGGCTTTTACTTGTTTTTCATCTATGTCATTCACAAACTGGGCATAGGAATATGCATTCGGGTCCTTACTATTAATTACATTGTTGGAAAAATACAATGTTAAAACCACAATCAGCAGAATGATGATATAAAAACCATACCCTTTCATCTGTTTTCTCACTGAACAACCTCCTTTTATATTTATTCATAATTTTCTCTATTCAAAAGCCTACTTGGTATCAACAACACCAACATAGGGAAGATTACGATAATATTGATCATAATCCAATCCATAGCCTACTACAAATTCATCCGGAATTATGAAACCAACATATTTCACATCAATATCCGTAACTCTGCGGTCCGGTTTATCAAGTAAGGTACAGATAGAGAGACTCTCCGGAGCTCTTGAGCCAAGTAGATCCGATAAGTATGCCAGTGTTCTTCCGGTATCTATTATATCCTCAACAATAAGTACATTTTTACCCTGTATGGATTCATCCAGGTCCTTTAAAATACGTACCCTGCCTGAACTGACGGTCTCACTTCCGTAACTGGATACTGACATAAAGTCCAGGGTTACGGGTATGGTTAGTCTTTTTGCTAAATCACAGCAGAAAAATATACTGCCTTTTAATATACATATGAGATGAACACTTTTTCCTTCATAATCTTTACTGATTTGCTCGGCAAGCTCTCTTATTCTTTGATTAACCTGTTCTTCTGAAATCATTACCTTCACATTATCTGTCATCTTCATTCTCCTCCGCATCTAATAACTTCATCAATAGTATTCTGCTAGTCGTTTCATCGACTTTATATTTTTCACTAATTCTGCCCTCATCATCGAGAACCCACATGATATGACTGCCATCAGCCATAAACAACAGATGATCTCTGATCTTCTGAGGCACCTTACGATCTATTAGATAGTCTTTTAATTTTTTTCTGCCACCAGTACTATGAATTTGAATATAGTCGCCTTCTTTTCTGGGTCTGATTACAACAGCATTCTCTATTTTATCATAATCAAACCATTTCATACAACTACTTTTCGGGATTGGTTCAGTTTTTTCCCTGATTATCACTTGTGCAGCAAGATATTTATTTAATTCAGGGATATAACAGCTACCCGGAATTTCGATCGCTACAGGATTAATATCCCTCAAACAGGAAGCCTCTTTATTCTTCCCCGTGCTTTGATAAAACACAAGGTCATGGTAATCACGTTCTGCAATCATGTGATAGGGCAGATGAATCTGCCTTCCTACTTGTTTATCCAATAAGGTGAGAACCGCATCAACATGTGTACTTTCTAAATCTTTGTAACTTCCCGAAAGGCTCTCCATAATTTTTCGGACAATACCCTTTTTAATTACATTCGCCAGTGTTTCAAATCCAGCTACCGGAAGTCGTATTTCCTGATCTACGGATGACACCAACTCCCGATATTTTGCCTCAATTATGCTATCGATAAATTCTTCCGCTTCTCTTAGCTTGGAAGCAGCTTCGGCGATATTATGCACTGCCTGAGGATTGATTTCTTTCGTTACATAGGAGAGTATATGATTCCGTATCTTATTTCTACTATATTCGTCTGATAGGTTCGTTGAATCTGTCCGATACAGAAAACTCTTCTCCTTAAGATAATTTTCTATCTCCATTCTTTCTATGCATAACAAGGGACGAATAATTCGGATGGTCCCATGTTTCTTAGAAAAGATGCGATTGGGTTCAATTCCTGTCATACCTCTGATTCCGGTTCCCCGAAACAAATGGAACAGTACTGTCTCGGCATTATCATTTTTATTATGTGCAATTGCTATTTTATTACACTTATGCTGATTACAAACTTCTAAAAAAGTCTGGTAACGTATCTTTCGTCCTGTCTCTTCCTCTGAAAGTCCTTCCTGTTTTGCAATGCTTTTTATATTATAGTGGAATTTATGACATTCAATACCCAGATGTTCACAGAGATTGCTGACAAAGTCTTCATCCCGATCCGCTTCTTCCCCACGAAGCCCATGATTGACATGTACTGCAATCACCTTTGTTCCACAAAGCGAACTGATCTCCTTTAAAACATACAAAAGGCAGACAGAATCAGCGCCACCGGAAACCCCGACGACAATTCTGTCTCCCTTCTCAATCATATGATATTGATTTATAAAATTAATAATCTTAGGTATCATATTAATCCTTGAATTATTATATATTTTAGTCTATCTTAAAGCAATCATTATTACTGCCTACTTCAGTGGTTATACTTATTCTAATCCTTATAGGGTTATATTTCAAGCAGTATCTACGATATCGCCTCGAATTCATTCAGTCAGTACATAAGGCTCTTTCTTTAAGAGCCTTATGTACTGCTACACAGCGCAAGTAAGCGCGAGCGGCTCCATGACGGAGATATATTGTCTATATTCATTCGAATATCCACGACAGAATAGGAATAATCCAGAAGCTGATATATATCCAAAACGAAGCATTTACTCTTGTCGATAATTTGCACTTGTCGATACATTGGGCTCTGTATTTTAGAGCCCAATATATCGACGAAGAACTGATAGAATGGGAGCAGAACGGAGGCCGGCATATATCCAGAACGGAGCATTTGCACTAGTCGGTACTTAGACTCTGTATTTTAGAGCCTTATGTACCGTTACTAAGTGCAACTAAGCGCAAGCGGCTCCGAGGCGAATATATGCCGGCCTCCGGTCTGTTCCCATTCTATCGGTTCTTCTCCTCCACCACTATTTTTGCCATAACCCCGCCGTTATTACCGTCATATCATCCATTGGGATATAGTTACTTTGGGACAGAGTTCGATCGAGAATTCGATTCGCAATCTCTTGCGGATTATTGCTGTCAACTTCCATGATCAGCTTCTCCATGAAAGCTTCCTTCTCAACCTCATTAATACAGTCAAGGACTCCATCCGTTACCATGACAATAATATCTCCATCATATAGCTTCTTGGTTACGGTATCATAATCAACATTTCCAAACATACCTATGGGAAGCGTAGTGGAGCTGATGGTTTCCACCCAGTTTTCTCTCTTAATGAAGGCAGTTGCTGCACCAATCTTAATAAACTCACACATTCCTGTGAAAAGATTAATGATACTCATGTCAATAGTTGAAAAAATCTGTTTATCAGATTTCAAAACCAGGCTGGAATTGATTAGCTTAATGGCCGTCTCTGCTTTAAAACCTGCTTCCATCATCTGTTCCAGCAATGCTATGACTGTTTCACTTTCCTCTCCAGCTTCTTTTCCCGTTCCCATTCCATCGGATAATCCAATTACAAAGTCCCCGCTCTCCAGGTTGAGGATGGAGAAATTATCTCCAGAAATACTTTCCTTCATCGCTCGTGCCACTCCGGTCAGCACCTTGAATTTGGTATCCTCCACAAATATAAAATTATCTGCTTCCCTGGATATAACAGATTTTGAGGCTTCAGAAGCCCTGACCCGAATCCCAAGAACCTCAGAAATGGCAAGAGCCGCTTCCTTTGCCGTAACACATCGGCCTCCCCTGCAGTATGCTGTCAGATATATTTCCTTTCGTTTATTTCCTCTTTCAAAAATCGTAATCTCCCTGACACTGATATGTTCTCCCCGCAAGCGACGTACAACACGTTCCTCCTCTGCTCTGGAGACCTCTGCTGCCTCGTAGATATCACCGGTGATATCCTGAATGACGGAGGATACCTCCTTTAGTTGATCGGCAATAACCTCTCTGCTCTCCGAAATCCTATTCTGCCAAATATGATTCAACTTCGCTATCTCAAATCCACGATTCGTCTCTGCAATAAAATCATCCACACAGATGCAGTCCTTCAGGAAATCAGCAGGTAGGTCCTCCTTCCGAATGACACCCCTTGATTCCGCCAAATCAAATATCACACTGGCAGCCTCATAGGTCTGTGAAAATTTTTGCTCCCAGCAATGGCTACAGTGACTACAGTTCCTACAAAGCTTCTCCGATATATCTTCAAATATACGGTTGATATCCCGCTGCTTAAGCTTTGTCTGTTTCTCCGTTATCGTATCTAGTGTCTTAGATAGCTTCAAAAAGGATTCTGAGAATATTCTCATTCTGGTCTTGGCTATTTTTTTAAGATTTTGAGCTGCAAGTAATTCCTGTTTTCCGGTTCCTCCTGCTGCATCAACACGGTAAATCACACTGCCCGGGAGAAGCATGAAAAGTATGACGGAGGATACCAACGCCCCGATTTCTCTGGTCGTAAGCTCCATACCATCATTTACAATTCCCATAACCCCCGCAGTAATCATGTATATCATTGCTGTAGGAAATCTACCCATTTCACGAAAAATGGCCGGAATAATTCCCATCATTGTTAGTAATCCAACATCCGATACCGGAGCCCCTCGTAGCAGTAAAGCGAAGCCAGATACCGCACCTGTAATTGTTCCCTGCCCTACGCCATATTTATACGTGAAAAACAAGATAGAAAAATACACGATAGTTTCCACTAATGCGATATTCGGACTGGAGAACTCCGGAATACCATATATGATAACTGCAACAATTACTGCAGTACTCACCATCTGTTCATTATTCATCTTAAATCCACGGGAGGCCTCCATAATAAAGTCGATTGCTCCATTGAATACCCAGGCGGCAATGCATGCAATTACTGCTTCCAGCAATGCCATGAAGATATACTCATAAAGCGGCTTTTGGGCTGTTATTTCCATAAATGAAAAGACACATAGAACAATGGATGGTATACTGTACAAAATTATTTTTGGCACATTTCGGTCCTTAAGTAACGGTGCTTCCAGCATGACTATGGTGACGATCATGGTTAAGGTATATTTCAGCACCTCAGCAGGACTCATTGAGGTCACCAGACCCAGGAATATGGTTACAAATGCCATCCCTCTCCAGCTCTTGATATAATATGCCGCTGTAAAATATCCAATCGCAAGAGGGTTCATTCCGAAGAATGCTGTTCTTGCTATGATAAATCCCATTAAATGAATTAATACTGCCCTGTGTTTGTAGTTATTGCTTTTCATCTCACTCTGCTCCTTCTGCTTGATCTAATGCCGGCCCATTGGCTGTGTTGTTATTATAGGCAGAGTAATTTGAAATTCTTGTCAAATCGAATCCCAGTAATTCAAAAACTTTTTGACAAGAATTCCATTGAAAAGGCGATAATCTCGAATAAAGGGAGCTAAGTAATGTTAGGAACGTAACATTACCATGTAATAAGAAATTCGAGGCATTTCTTATTACATAAAAATAACCACCCTCAAATTCATTTGAAAGTGGTCTTATTCATTCATATTCATAATTAATAGCGAAGGACGGATTTGAACCGCCGACACCGCGGGTATGAACCGCGTGCTCTCGCCAACTGAGCTACTTCGCCGAAGTGACGAATTTCATTATATCTGCTTTCCTTAATCTTGTCAATCCTTTATTTGCATTAGAAAACATCCTTTATTTTACAACATGCTATCCAAAAAAGACTTTATTTCTCCGGCTTAAAAATAATCTCATCCTCATAAACCAGTCCCAGTTTCTCTCTGGCCATATCCTCAATGTATTGCTTTGTCTGAACGTATGCTTTCATATTCTCAATATCCGTAGCACGTTCCTCCTGCTCCTTTTTTTGAGATTCAAGCCGTTCAATTCTAAGCCTTGCCTTTTCACTCTCTTCCTCAAGGTAAATTCTACGATAAGACACAATTCCGCAAAGTACCAGAACTACGAAAGCGATAATACCTATCCCACTTTTCTTTTTATACTTTCTTCTCATGCAGTACCATCTCCTACCGATCAGCCTCTGATAATTACATGTTGGCCTCTTTTTTCTGCTTTAATTCCTTAGTTCTTTTCTTCTGTTCTTTCTTCTTAAGCTTTTCCGCATTCTTCCTATCCTTCTTCGCTATAGAAGCTTGTTTCCTTTTATCTCTCTTTATTTTAAACGAATTGAATACTTTTTTCAATCGGACATAAAGAATTTTTGCTATTTTCTTTATTCTGATGCTCAGGAACATTATAAATTGCTTTATTTTCCTGACTGCCAGGCTTATGGGACGAAGTAAAACCTTTATAAATCTGGTAACAGAATTCACAATCATATCACTCAATAATGTGCGATACAGAAGCATTCCAATTGCCATTCCCATAATTGAAAAGCCGCGAATAATTCCGTTATTCACCTTGAATAGCATGGCAAAGATAAATAAACTTGCAGCAACCCAATAAATCAGATCCTCCACTGCAAGAAAAAACTCATCATGCTTAATAAGTCTACGAAGAATTCTTAAGGCATCGTAGACCAGCATAAGAATCAGTCCCCATAAAATAGAGATCAGAAAAAATTCCAGCTCCACCGTAATCGCATGATTCATACAGGCCTCCTATTTAAAAAGCCTGCCGAATAGACTCTCACTGGATTTCCCGGCATTCGACGCATCCGAATATGTCAGACTGTCAATTCGTCCGTCAATATCAACCTCTCCCTTTTCCAAGGTTAATCGATTTACATGGAGTTCTGTTCCACGAATCATCAGTATTCCCTGCTCTGTCTGTAATAATACCTCTCCCGCATCAAAGGATAGCACGTCATTTACTCCGGTAATTGTTGCGTTTTTCCTTGCACTTATATTCAATTTGTGACCTTTTAAGATCGGTTGTTTCTCTTCCATATCAAAGCCTCCTCTATTATATCTCTGTTATCCGGTCTGAAAAATGGACCAAGATATACCTTGTTTAAATATATGAGGAGACTTCTCACTTCATGACGATACAATTAAGCTTTAGATATACCTATAAAGCTCCTTCGCATCATCCTTTTTTGTTGTTTCCTGTACATCAAGAACCTCGACCTTAACAGCTTTGCTGCCAAAGCCTATTTCAATAATATCGCCGACCTTTACAGTTGCTGAAGCCTTGGCCGGTTTATTGTTAATCATTACTCTTCCAGCATCGCAAGCATCGTTCGCAACCGTTCTTCGTTTTATTAGTCTGGATACCTTTAAAAATTTGTCTAATCTCATGATAAACCCTCATTTAAGTCTTTATTTATAATCTAAAAAAGACTGTTTTAAAAACCCTACACCCCAAGGATATCCGGAATTTAAAACAGCCTCTTTCGTATTTTATCTACTATGCGTTGATAACGTCCTTTAAAGCCTTACCTGCTTTGAACTTAGGTGCTTTAGAAGCAGCAATCTTAATTGTTTCCTTTGTTAAAGGATTTCTACCGGTTCTTGCCGGTCTCTCGGATACCTCAAATGTACCAAAACCAACTAACTGTACCTTCTCACCCTTAGTTAATTCCTCTGTAACAACATCAATAAAAGCTTTTAAAGCTTTTTCAGAATCCTTTTTGGAAAACTCTGTTTTTTCTGCAATCGCTGCAACTAATTCTGCTTTGTTCATGGATTTCTCCTCCTCTAAAGTGATAGTTATAATTTATAATCTTATGATTACTTCACTTCCCGCCATAAAGCATCCTGCTCTAACGGGGAAAGTTCGCATAGATTATGCCCTTTACTCTCCGCAAGAGTAAAGACATCTACAAATCTATTTATAAACTTATTAGTCGCATTTGTCAAGGAATTTTCTGCATTTAATTGTAAAAACCGCGATAAATTAATCATTGAGAACATCACATCTCCAAATTCATCTGAAATATTGCTTTTATCCCCAATTTCAATGGATTCTTTCAACTCTTCCAACTCTTCATAAACCTTGTTAATAACCTGTTTGTAATCCTCAAAATCCATTCCGTTTTTCGCTGCTTTTCGTTGCACTTTTTCGGCTCTGATATTAGCAGGTAATGCCTTGGGTATGTTAAACAATTCCTCCTTGATATTTGATGTCTTTTTTTCCGTTTTCTTGATTTCTTCCCAGTTTTTTATTACTCCTTCTGCATCCTCCACTTTTACATCTCCAAAGACATGGGGATGCCGGCGAATCATTTTATCTGCCACGCCGGATATCACATCATTGATATTAAACTCCTTTGTTTCCTCCGCTATTACACTATGAAGTGCTACTTGCAGCAGGATATCTCCTAGCTCTTCACATAAATTCTCATTATCCTTATTATTGATGGCCTCAATTGCTTCATAGCATTCCTCCAGCATACAGGTTCTGAGACTTTCGTGTGTCTGCTCCCTATCCCAGGGACATCCTTCCTTACTTCGCAGTTTTCTTATTATTCCCATGAAATCATCAAAACTATAGTCCGACATACTTTCCTCCGTACCTTTCCTGATCTTAATTATCATGCGTTCTTGTTCATATTAGTTGTTATTATAGCAGTATATCCCCAATAAATACAAGCTATCGTTTCTCCCCCAATACATTTATTATCAGATTTCTAGAACGAGGCTTTTACTCTAGTTGGTACTAGGGCTCTATGTTTTAGAGCCCTATGTATCAAGGGGCTGTTGCATAATATATGCAGGGATTATCACTTACGATAATACACTGTCGGAAGAACATATTGCTGTATTTTGAATGAATCAGGCTAGCATTCATGTTCGCATGAGACATTCAAAATCAGTA
The nucleotide sequence above comes from Variimorphobacter saccharofermentans. Encoded proteins:
- the ftsH gene encoding ATP-dependent zinc metalloprotease FtsH — protein: MKGYGFYIIILLIVVLTLYFSNNVINSKDPNAYSYAQFVNDIDEKQVKAIDIYQNEEVPTGEVTVTLMNDKSRSFPVTDVTEIQDIAREAGIESVYVHDISKPSWFLTTVLPYILVFIVIIVLFSFLSSQASVGGGNSKVMNFGKSRAKMTTEENKTTTFKNVAGLDEEKEELKEIVDFLKSPKKYIQVGARIPKGVLLVGPPGTGKTLLGKAVAGEAGVPFFSISGSDFVEMFVGVGASRVRDLFEEAKKNSPCIVFIDEIDAVARRRGTGMGGGHDEREQTLNQLLVEMDGFGVNEGIIVMAATNRVDILDPAILRPGRFDRKVMVGRPDVKGREEILQVHAKGKPLGDDVDLKQIAQTTAGFTGADLENLLNEAAIGAARENRSYINSEDIKKSFIKVGIGKEKKSKVITEKEKRITAYHEAGHAILFHVLPDVGPVYTISIIPTGNGAAGFTMPLPEKDDMFLTKGKMKQDIIVSLGGRAAEELIFDDITTGASQDIKVATKTARAMITRYGFSDKIGMVNYDNDDDEVFIGRDLAHTRSYSENIANRIDDEVHAIIDECYKEAKRILGEYHHILESCAKLLLEKERIGREEFEALFENSDIVGNEA
- the hpt gene encoding hypoxanthine phosphoribosyltransferase, with product MTDNVKVMISEEQVNQRIRELAEQISKDYEGKSVHLICILKGSIFFCCDLAKRLTIPVTLDFMSVSSYGSETVSSGRVRILKDLDESIQGKNVLIVEDIIDTGRTLAYLSDLLGSRAPESLSICTLLDKPDRRVTDIDVKYVGFIIPDEFVVGYGLDYDQYYRNLPYVGVVDTK
- the tilS gene encoding tRNA lysidine(34) synthetase TilS, yielding MIPKIINFINQYHMIEKGDRIVVGVSGGADSVCLLYVLKEISSLCGTKVIAVHVNHGLRGEEADRDEDFVSNLCEHLGIECHKFHYNIKSIAKQEGLSEEETGRKIRYQTFLEVCNQHKCNKIAIAHNKNDNAETVLFHLFRGTGIRGMTGIEPNRIFSKKHGTIRIIRPLLCIERMEIENYLKEKSFLYRTDSTNLSDEYSRNKIRNHILSYVTKEINPQAVHNIAEAASKLREAEEFIDSIIEAKYRELVSSVDQEIRLPVAGFETLANVIKKGIVRKIMESLSGSYKDLESTHVDAVLTLLDKQVGRQIHLPYHMIAERDYHDLVFYQSTGKNKEASCLRDINPVAIEIPGSCYIPELNKYLAAQVIIREKTEPIPKSSCMKWFDYDKIENAVVIRPRKEGDYIQIHSTGGRKKLKDYLIDRKVPQKIRDHLLFMADGSHIMWVLDDEGRISEKYKVDETTSRILLMKLLDAEENEDDR
- the spoIIE gene encoding stage II sporulation protein E, which translates into the protein MKSNNYKHRAVLIHLMGFIIARTAFFGMNPLAIGYFTAAYYIKSWRGMAFVTIFLGLVTSMSPAEVLKYTLTMIVTIVMLEAPLLKDRNVPKIILYSIPSIVLCVFSFMEITAQKPLYEYIFMALLEAVIACIAAWVFNGAIDFIMEASRGFKMNNEQMVSTAVIVAVIIYGIPEFSSPNIALVETIVYFSILFFTYKYGVGQGTITGAVSGFALLLRGAPVSDVGLLTMMGIIPAIFREMGRFPTAMIYMITAGVMGIVNDGMELTTREIGALVSSVILFMLLPGSVIYRVDAAGGTGKQELLAAQNLKKIAKTRMRIFSESFLKLSKTLDTITEKQTKLKQRDINRIFEDISEKLCRNCSHCSHCWEQKFSQTYEAASVIFDLAESRGVIRKEDLPADFLKDCICVDDFIAETNRGFEIAKLNHIWQNRISESREVIADQLKEVSSVIQDITGDIYEAAEVSRAEEERVVRRLRGEHISVREITIFERGNKRKEIYLTAYCRGGRCVTAKEAALAISEVLGIRVRASEASKSVISREADNFIFVEDTKFKVLTGVARAMKESISGDNFSILNLESGDFVIGLSDGMGTGKEAGEESETVIALLEQMMEAGFKAETAIKLINSSLVLKSDKQIFSTIDMSIINLFTGMCEFIKIGAATAFIKRENWVETISSTTLPIGMFGNVDYDTVTKKLYDGDIIVMVTDGVLDCINEVEKEAFMEKLIMEVDSNNPQEIANRILDRTLSQSNYIPMDDMTVITAGLWQK
- a CDS encoding FtsB family cell division protein — its product is MRRKYKKKSGIGIIAFVVLVLCGIVSYRRIYLEEESEKARLRIERLESQKKEQEERATDIENMKAYVQTKQYIEDMAREKLGLVYEDEIIFKPEK
- the yabQ gene encoding spore cortex biosynthesis protein YabQ, translating into MNHAITVELEFFLISILWGLILMLVYDALRILRRLIKHDEFFLAVEDLIYWVAASLFIFAMLFKVNNGIIRGFSIMGMAIGMLLYRTLLSDMIVNSVTRFIKVLLRPISLAVRKIKQFIMFLSIRIKKIAKILYVRLKKVFNSFKIKRDKRKQASIAKKDRKNAEKLKKKEQKKRTKELKQKKEANM
- the yabP gene encoding sporulation protein YabP, coding for MEEKQPILKGHKLNISARKNATITGVNDVLSFDAGEVLLQTEQGILMIRGTELHVNRLTLEKGEVDIDGRIDSLTYSDASNAGKSSESLFGRLFK
- a CDS encoding RNA-binding S4 domain-containing protein, encoding MRLDKFLKVSRLIKRRTVANDACDAGRVMINNKPAKASATVKVGDIIEIGFGSKAVKVEVLDVQETTKKDDAKELYRYI
- a CDS encoding HU family DNA-binding protein, encoding MNKAELVAAIAEKTEFSKKDSEKALKAFIDVVTEELTKGEKVQLVGFGTFEVSERPARTGRNPLTKETIKIAASKAPKFKAGKALKDVINA
- the mazG gene encoding nucleoside triphosphate pyrophosphohydrolase, which produces MSDYSFDDFMGIIRKLRSKEGCPWDREQTHESLRTCMLEECYEAIEAINNKDNENLCEELGDILLQVALHSVIAEETKEFNINDVISGVADKMIRRHPHVFGDVKVEDAEGVIKNWEEIKKTEKKTSNIKEELFNIPKALPANIRAEKVQRKAAKNGMDFEDYKQVINKVYEELEELKESIEIGDKSNISDEFGDVMFSMINLSRFLQLNAENSLTNATNKFINRFVDVFTLAESKGHNLCELSPLEQDALWREVK